One genomic region from Erythrobacter mangrovi encodes:
- the ligA gene encoding NAD-dependent DNA ligase LigA yields the protein MGIDQTVPVDMSEADAANELMRLAKAIAYHDRLYHAEDTPEISDPEYDALVRRNAAIEAAFPHLVRDDSPSRKVGFAIAASPLSKVTHEVRMMSLDNAFSAEEVEEWVARVRRFLALPENEVIAFTAEDKIDGLSCSLRYEKGVLVRAATRGDGQVGEDVTANVQHIADIPKMLRGNAPVVFEVRGEVYMEKQAFAALNAAQQEVGGKLFANPRNAAAGSLRQKDANVTAQRPLRFWAHGWGAASAIPGTTQHGMVEILRAWGFPISPLFVQVDGVEGLLSRYAAIGRARPDLPYEIDGVVYKVDRLDWQQRLGFVAKAPRWALAHKFPAERAETTLEAIDIQVGRTGKLTPVGRLAPVLVGGVTVTNVTLHNRDEIGRLGVRPGDRIVIQRAGDVIPQVVENLTRDVEREPFVFPDHCPVCGSEAVAEDGEVDVRCTGGLICKAQQFERLRHFVSRAALDIEGLGEKSIAEFMELGWLASGPADIFRLRDHRGDLIGREGWQEKSVDNLLASIEAKRSPDAARLLFGLGIRHVGAVTARDLMKNFHELPVLRATAERAHAGEAEALAALTSIDGIGGAVVEALGDFFHEEHNRAVWDDLLSEVTPPPYIVETKDSAVAGKTVVFTGKLETMSRDEAKAQAERLGAKAAGSVSAKTDLVVAGPGAGSKLKKAAELGIEVIDEAAWAEIVAAAG from the coding sequence ATGGGAATCGACCAAACTGTGCCTGTGGACATGAGCGAAGCCGATGCTGCCAACGAGCTGATGCGGCTGGCCAAGGCGATCGCGTATCACGACCGGCTGTATCACGCCGAAGACACGCCCGAGATCAGCGACCCGGAATATGATGCGCTGGTGCGGCGCAATGCCGCGATCGAGGCTGCGTTCCCGCATCTCGTTCGCGACGACAGCCCATCGCGCAAGGTCGGCTTTGCGATTGCCGCGTCGCCGCTGAGCAAGGTGACGCATGAGGTTCGCATGATGAGCCTCGACAACGCCTTTTCCGCCGAAGAGGTCGAGGAGTGGGTAGCACGCGTGCGGCGCTTCCTTGCCTTGCCCGAGAACGAGGTGATCGCCTTCACCGCGGAGGACAAGATCGATGGCCTGTCCTGTTCTCTGCGCTACGAAAAGGGCGTGCTGGTGCGCGCGGCTACTCGCGGCGACGGTCAGGTTGGCGAGGACGTGACGGCGAACGTTCAGCATATTGCCGACATCCCGAAAATGCTGCGCGGAAATGCGCCCGTTGTGTTCGAGGTGCGCGGCGAGGTCTACATGGAAAAACAGGCCTTTGCCGCGCTCAATGCGGCGCAGCAAGAGGTGGGCGGAAAGCTCTTCGCCAACCCGCGAAATGCTGCGGCGGGCTCGCTGCGGCAAAAGGATGCCAATGTCACCGCGCAGCGCCCATTGCGCTTCTGGGCGCATGGCTGGGGTGCGGCATCCGCCATACCCGGCACGACGCAGCACGGCATGGTCGAGATCCTGCGCGCTTGGGGTTTTCCGATCTCGCCGCTGTTTGTGCAGGTCGATGGGGTCGAAGGCCTGCTGTCGCGCTATGCGGCGATCGGCAGGGCCCGGCCTGACCTGCCCTATGAAATCGACGGGGTGGTCTACAAGGTCGACCGGCTCGACTGGCAGCAGCGGCTTGGTTTCGTCGCCAAGGCGCCGCGCTGGGCACTGGCGCACAAATTTCCCGCCGAGCGCGCGGAAACGACGCTGGAGGCGATCGACATCCAGGTCGGCCGCACGGGCAAGTTGACCCCGGTGGGTCGCCTCGCCCCGGTGCTGGTTGGCGGGGTGACGGTGACCAACGTCACACTGCACAACCGCGACGAGATCGGGCGGCTGGGCGTGCGCCCAGGTGATCGCATCGTGATCCAGCGCGCGGGAGACGTGATCCCGCAAGTGGTCGAGAACCTGACGCGCGATGTGGAGCGCGAGCCATTTGTCTTCCCCGACCACTGCCCGGTTTGCGGCAGCGAGGCCGTAGCCGAGGACGGCGAGGTCGATGTGCGCTGCACCGGCGGGCTGATCTGCAAGGCGCAGCAATTCGAACGGCTCAGGCATTTCGTCAGCCGCGCCGCGCTCGACATCGAGGGCCTGGGCGAAAAGAGCATTGCCGAATTCATGGAGCTGGGCTGGCTCGCCAGCGGGCCGGCGGACATCTTCCGCCTGCGCGACCATCGTGGTGACCTGATCGGGCGAGAGGGCTGGCAGGAAAAGTCGGTCGACAACCTCCTCGCCAGTATCGAGGCGAAGCGGTCGCCCGATGCAGCGCGGTTGCTGTTCGGTCTCGGTATCCGCCACGTCGGCGCGGTGACCGCGCGCGACCTGATGAAGAACTTCCATGAGTTGCCCGTGCTGCGCGCGACTGCCGAAAGGGCGCACGCGGGAGAAGCCGAGGCACTGGCGGCCTTGACCAGCATCGACGGCATCGGTGGTGCGGTGGTCGAGGCGCTGGGTGATTTCTTTCACGAAGAACACAATCGCGCCGTGTGGGACGATCTGCTCAGCGAAGTGACCCCACCGCCCTACATTGTCGAAACTAAGGACAGCGCCGTCGCGGGCAAGACCGTGGTCTTCACCGGCAAGCTCGAAACCATGAGCCGCGACGAGGCCAAGGCGCAGGCCGAACGACTGGGCGCCAAGGCGGCCGGATCGGTGAGCGCCAAGACCGATCTCGTGGTCGCGGGACCGGGCGCAGGGTCGAAGCTCAAGAAGGCTGCCGAACTCGGGATCGAGGTCATCGATGAGGCGGCTTGGGCGGAGATCGTGGCGGCAGCTGGATGA
- a CDS encoding DUF2165 family protein — protein MIDRYLKILACLIIGSMALVYVAHNIANLGAAYEFFVYVTSHQGQEAYPVTLFPVPHPALVIAAMALVFGLELAAGYFCFRGAWAMWRARTGKTEAFQSAKRLAKIGLGCAIANWWGLFQVIAVAGYQLWQMPNGQGPDHGSWVFGAMAMLTLIYLSQREAEA, from the coding sequence ATGATCGATCGCTATCTCAAGATCCTTGCCTGCCTGATCATCGGGTCGATGGCCCTGGTCTATGTCGCGCACAATATCGCCAACCTCGGCGCGGCCTATGAATTCTTCGTCTACGTGACGAGCCACCAGGGCCAGGAAGCCTATCCGGTCACGCTGTTTCCCGTGCCGCATCCGGCATTGGTGATCGCCGCGATGGCGCTGGTGTTCGGGCTGGAACTGGCCGCAGGCTACTTCTGCTTCCGCGGGGCATGGGCCATGTGGCGGGCGCGAACCGGGAAGACAGAAGCATTCCAGTCGGCCAAGCGACTGGCGAAGATCGGGCTCGGTTGCGCCATCGCCAATTGGTGGGGCCTGTTCCAGGTGATCGCCGTGGCAGGTTATCAATTGTGGCAGATGCCCAATGGCCAGGGACCCGACCATGGCTCATGGGTGTTCGGCGCGATGGCCATGCTGACGCTGATCTACCTCAGCCAGCGCGAAGCCGAGGCCTGA
- a CDS encoding putative quinol monooxygenase, whose product MTGSGFDRREFVGFSAAALLTACTTTTEGTGAMEELYGIVGQMKAAPGKRAELVGYLLEGTQGMPGNLAYIIAEDLADPDGIWITEVWRSKADHAASLSLPSVQDAITKGRPLIAGFGTRVETRPLGMGEA is encoded by the coding sequence TTGACCGGCTCCGGATTCGACCGACGTGAATTCGTCGGATTCTCCGCCGCGGCACTGCTGACGGCTTGCACCACGACGACGGAAGGTACCGGGGCAATGGAAGAACTCTACGGGATCGTCGGCCAGATGAAGGCCGCACCGGGCAAGCGCGCCGAACTGGTTGGCTATCTGCTTGAAGGTACGCAAGGCATGCCGGGTAATCTTGCCTATATCATTGCCGAAGACCTGGCCGATCCCGACGGCATCTGGATTACCGAAGTGTGGCGTTCGAAGGCGGATCACGCCGCCAGCCTGTCGCTCCCCTCGGTGCAGGATGCGATCACCAAGGGGCGGCCTCTCATTGCCGGTTTCGGTACGCGCGTCGAGACACGACCGCTCGGCATGGGCGAGGCTTGA
- the recN gene encoding DNA repair protein RecN: MLTRLAIRNIVLIEALELDFGRGLGVLTGETGAGKSILLDALGLVLGNRADSGLVRAGEDKASVTASFEFAVLPAGIADLLDDADLEIEEGEPLILRRQLKADGKSKAFVNDQSVSAGLLRELAPFLVELHGQHDDRGLVNPRGHRALLDRYAGAEAGRVEEYWRKWRHAEDRLAEAREAVETAKADQDLLLAHLAELTALEPQAGEEARLAETRSSMQKGEKLSGDLEELRHIWEGSDSPLAALRVAARRLDRIAPEHALLAEALAALDRAVIEAGEAEDKLQAAAEALEYDPQALEAAETRLFDLRALARKHRCEVDELPEKMREFRKALETIEGGEAELDALEAAAKDAGQRYRAEAEALHANRVAAALRLDEAVARELAPLKLDAARFRTAVTEQPEERWGAHGIDTVEFLIATNPGADFAPLNKIASGGELSRFILALKVALAEQGGAATVIFDEIDRGVGGAVASAIGERLARLAADGQLLAVTHSPQVAARGRTHYMIAKSSEGTVTRTGVVLLDEAGRQEEIARMLSGAEVTPEARAQADRLLEGV, encoded by the coding sequence ATGCTGACCAGGCTCGCCATCCGCAATATCGTGCTGATCGAAGCGCTCGAGCTCGACTTCGGGCGTGGGCTCGGCGTGCTGACGGGCGAGACGGGGGCAGGCAAGTCGATCCTGCTCGACGCGCTTGGCCTGGTCCTGGGCAATCGTGCCGACAGCGGGCTCGTTCGCGCGGGCGAGGACAAGGCGAGCGTCACCGCCAGCTTCGAATTCGCCGTGCTGCCCGCGGGGATCGCAGATCTGCTCGACGACGCCGACCTCGAGATCGAGGAGGGCGAGCCGCTTATCCTGCGTCGCCAGCTCAAGGCCGACGGCAAGAGCAAGGCCTTCGTCAACGACCAGTCGGTCAGCGCCGGCCTGTTGCGTGAACTCGCACCGTTTCTGGTCGAATTGCACGGCCAGCACGACGATCGCGGCCTGGTCAACCCGCGCGGCCACCGGGCGCTACTCGATCGCTACGCCGGGGCCGAGGCGGGCCGGGTCGAGGAATATTGGCGCAAGTGGCGTCATGCCGAAGACCGGCTGGCCGAGGCGCGCGAGGCCGTCGAAACCGCCAAGGCCGACCAGGACCTTTTGCTCGCGCATCTGGCCGAGCTCACCGCGCTCGAACCGCAAGCCGGCGAAGAGGCGCGGCTCGCTGAAACCCGCTCGTCGATGCAGAAGGGCGAGAAGCTCTCGGGCGATCTCGAGGAACTGCGGCACATCTGGGAGGGTTCGGATTCGCCGCTCGCCGCGCTGCGCGTGGCGGCACGCAGGCTCGACCGGATCGCGCCCGAACATGCGCTATTGGCCGAAGCGCTGGCCGCGCTCGACCGCGCGGTCATCGAAGCGGGGGAGGCGGAGGACAAGCTGCAGGCGGCTGCCGAGGCGCTGGAGTATGACCCGCAGGCGCTCGAGGCGGCGGAGACGCGGTTGTTCGACCTGCGCGCGCTCGCCCGCAAGCATCGCTGCGAGGTCGACGAATTGCCCGAGAAGATGCGCGAATTCCGCAAGGCGCTCGAGACCATCGAAGGCGGTGAGGCAGAGCTCGACGCGCTCGAAGCGGCGGCCAAGGATGCCGGTCAACGCTATCGCGCCGAGGCCGAAGCACTCCATGCCAACCGTGTAGCCGCGGCGCTGCGGCTCGACGAAGCGGTTGCCCGCGAACTGGCTCCGCTCAAGCTAGATGCCGCGCGGTTCCGTACCGCGGTGACCGAACAGCCGGAAGAGCGCTGGGGGGCGCATGGCATCGATACGGTCGAATTCCTCATCGCCACCAATCCCGGTGCGGACTTTGCGCCGCTCAACAAGATTGCCAGCGGCGGCGAACTGTCGCGATTCATCCTCGCGCTCAAGGTCGCCTTGGCCGAGCAGGGCGGCGCGGCGACGGTGATCTTCGACGAGATCGACCGCGGCGTGGGCGGCGCGGTGGCGAGCGCGATCGGCGAACGCCTGGCGCGGTTGGCGGCGGACGGGCAATTGCTCGCGGTGACCCACTCGCCGCAGGTCGCCGCGCGCGGGCGCACGCATTACATGATCGCGAAGTCTTCGGAGGGCACGGTGACCCGCACCGGCGTGGTGCTGCTCGACGAGGCCGGGCGGCAGGAAGAGATCGCCCGCATGCTCAGTGGCGCCGAAGTTACGCCTGAGGCGAGGGCGCAGGCGGACAGGCTGCTGGAAGGGGTTTGA
- a CDS encoding GGDEF domain-containing protein, whose product MNPRRILEGLASPQVPAHLRDDFVRLTARHLRGQASLMFIGYLLSLPFVVLAAPRGASDLVAWGLPGLVLVLSLTGLWLLRQRVEAETPLIVARRVLNHGWKVSTFIAAIGSVWGLASWAAAPPEVRIYYPAIMSLGTLSMGYCLGTVRTATVGALAVTLLPVIAALLLFGTALDALFAAMLVIAGGFLLLMMGRQQRLMLELVEERQRSRAMALTDPLTGIGNRRALLEAFAKLSERRETARLMVIDIDNFKAINDRFGHAIGDTVLEAFATILSRHARGSIHVARLGGEEFALLGPSSVLDPALALQLLAEIRNAMMPHDEQLTASIGVAELRLRSSEDWNRLYSSADRALYAAKRDGRNRVVSGEPGDDEDLQDTAFLTRSA is encoded by the coding sequence GTGAACCCGCGACGGATTCTCGAGGGGCTCGCCAGCCCACAGGTTCCCGCGCATCTGCGCGACGATTTCGTGCGCCTGACCGCCCGCCATTTGCGAGGTCAGGCCAGCCTGATGTTCATCGGCTATCTGCTCAGCCTGCCCTTCGTCGTGCTGGCCGCACCGCGCGGTGCCAGCGACCTGGTTGCCTGGGGCCTTCCCGGCCTGGTCCTGGTGCTCAGCCTGACCGGTCTATGGCTGTTGCGGCAGCGAGTAGAGGCCGAAACGCCTCTGATCGTCGCCCGGCGCGTGCTCAACCATGGCTGGAAGGTCAGCACATTCATTGCGGCGATCGGCAGCGTCTGGGGCCTGGCGAGCTGGGCAGCCGCCCCGCCCGAAGTCAGGATCTATTACCCGGCGATCATGTCGCTCGGCACGCTTTCGATGGGGTACTGCCTGGGCACGGTTCGAACGGCCACGGTGGGTGCCCTGGCGGTCACGCTACTGCCGGTCATCGCAGCGCTCCTCCTGTTCGGCACTGCGCTGGACGCGCTGTTCGCGGCGATGCTGGTCATCGCAGGAGGGTTCCTGCTGCTGATGATGGGCCGCCAGCAGCGGTTGATGCTGGAGCTGGTCGAAGAGCGCCAGCGTTCGCGCGCGATGGCACTGACCGATCCGCTGACCGGTATCGGCAATCGTCGTGCCCTGCTGGAGGCCTTCGCGAAGCTTTCCGAGAGGCGGGAAACCGCCCGCCTGATGGTGATCGACATCGACAACTTCAAAGCAATCAACGACCGCTTCGGCCACGCCATCGGCGATACGGTGCTCGAGGCCTTTGCAACAATATTATCCCGCCATGCCCGCGGATCGATCCATGTCGCGCGGCTGGGCGGTGAGGAATTTGCCCTGCTCGGTCCAAGCAGCGTGCTCGACCCCGCCCTGGCGCTGCAACTGCTCGCCGAAATCCGCAATGCGATGATGCCGCATGACGAACAGCTCACCGCGAGCATCGGAGTGGCCGAGCTGCGATTGCGCAGCTCGGAGGACTGGAACAGGCTCTACTCCAGCGCCGACCGGGCCCTTTATGCAGCCAAGCGCGATGGTCGCAATCGCGTGGTTTCCGGTGAACCAGGCGATGACGAAGACTTGCAGGACACTGCCTTCCTCACCCGCAGCGCCTGA
- a CDS encoding GGDEF domain-containing protein yields MASKAQSWLDRAIPDLPDAIRDDYFVHAAKELQRQSPWLFRAMFINSIIAMVAGAEAAHPFVRYALPTLMACYCVFSLFVLRSDWQFDAKPWRARKFLFESSLSSCFGALICTSWCILSWLAAPVEARMHFPIILVMGGIATAFCLSSVKIGAIANLVIDLVPISLLMMFSGNPAELAAALSLALAGGFQYIMISANQSRIIQLLTLQQQARQQAHTDPLTGLANRRAVFDRLRHPTLKDTNCGLMIIDIDHFKAINDEWGHEMGDQVLCEIAEIIASHAIPGVLPARIGGEEFALLGPVENVTGPHALALLQDVRTAPMPNGQQVTVSIGLSEGVISCEESWRKLYQRADAALYRAKSEGRNQLCQGDSNFEGPCSGKQLLAEPPVMARSRIRSR; encoded by the coding sequence ATGGCTTCGAAAGCTCAGAGCTGGCTCGACCGGGCGATCCCCGATCTCCCCGATGCGATCCGGGACGACTACTTCGTGCACGCCGCGAAGGAGCTGCAGCGCCAGTCGCCCTGGTTGTTCCGGGCGATGTTCATCAATTCGATCATCGCCATGGTTGCCGGGGCGGAAGCCGCGCACCCCTTCGTCCGCTATGCCCTGCCCACTTTGATGGCGTGCTATTGCGTCTTCTCCTTGTTTGTCTTGCGCAGCGATTGGCAGTTCGATGCCAAGCCCTGGCGTGCGCGCAAGTTCCTGTTCGAATCCTCACTTTCCTCCTGTTTCGGCGCGCTCATCTGCACCAGTTGGTGCATCCTCAGCTGGCTTGCCGCCCCGGTCGAAGCGCGAATGCATTTCCCCATCATCCTGGTCATGGGGGGCATCGCCACTGCCTTTTGTCTCTCGAGCGTGAAAATCGGGGCGATCGCCAATCTGGTCATCGACCTGGTGCCCATATCGCTACTGATGATGTTCTCCGGCAATCCCGCCGAGCTGGCAGCGGCACTCAGCCTGGCTTTGGCCGGAGGCTTCCAGTACATCATGATCAGCGCAAACCAGTCGCGCATAATCCAGCTACTGACGCTGCAGCAGCAGGCGCGCCAGCAGGCCCATACCGATCCGCTGACCGGCCTGGCCAATCGCCGTGCCGTCTTCGACCGCCTGCGGCATCCGACGCTGAAAGACACGAATTGCGGGTTGATGATCATCGATATCGATCACTTCAAGGCAATCAACGATGAGTGGGGGCATGAAATGGGCGACCAGGTCCTCTGCGAGATCGCCGAGATCATCGCCAGCCACGCGATTCCCGGCGTGCTGCCCGCCCGGATCGGCGGAGAGGAATTCGCCCTGCTTGGTCCCGTCGAAAATGTAACCGGGCCTCACGCCCTGGCGCTGCTCCAGGATGTGCGAACCGCTCCCATGCCGAACGGCCAGCAGGTCACGGTCAGCATTGGCCTGTCGGAGGGCGTGATTTCCTGCGAAGAGTCGTGGCGCAAGCTGTACCAGCGCGCCGACGCGGCGCTCTACCGTGCCAAGAGCGAAGGCCGGAACCAATTATGCCAGGGCGATTCCAACTTCGAAGGGCCCTGTTCAGGCAAGCAGTTGCTCGCTGAACCGCCAGTCATGGCAAGAAGCCGGATCAGGTCGCGCTGA